The Dehalogenimonas lykanthroporepellens BL-DC-9 genome includes a window with the following:
- a CDS encoding protein of unknown function DUF87 (PFAM: protein of unknown function DUF87; HerA-ATP synthase, barrel domain~KEGG: dev:DhcVS_268 hypothetical protein): MEHRLGIVTAGSLNKGIEVKLDGSAAIEDMAVGRYVTIEGHKRRFFGMITDVSLGVTDPALTVSPPDGDDFMRQILTGTSAYGSLHVAPYLTIGGTETAVDGPQPVKTIPGHFSPVKEASGADIELVFGKEDKERFWIGNPLDMEVKLCLDLPALARRSNGIFGKSGTGKTFLTRMLLIGLLQKSAAVNLVFDMHSEYGWAGTYEGRGGKVKALKQLFPSKVAVFTLDEENSRRRGVSTDFVVKISPREIEPEDISLLRQTLNLTDAAVEAVYQLRRRLGRDWLAQVEKLDDPEVLGELSIHESTFQNLKRGLATIRRLPFIDPAAPGDAVNTIMTYLESGKHVVLEFGRYADITAYILVANLLTRRIYATYRERTEQALAENVAPPRPLVITIEEAHKFLNSGAASQTIFGTIAREMRKYSVTLLIIDQRPSGIDDEIMSQLGTKITCLLDSEKDIDAVLSGVSGKGELKNVLAKLSARQQALIFGHAVPMPVAFTPREYGKEYSDWGEAKKEEEIEDLWK, from the coding sequence ATGGAACACCGACTGGGCATCGTAACCGCCGGCTCACTCAACAAGGGCATCGAGGTCAAACTGGACGGGTCGGCCGCCATCGAGGACATGGCCGTCGGCCGCTACGTCACCATCGAGGGTCACAAGCGACGTTTCTTCGGCATGATAACCGATGTGTCGCTGGGCGTGACCGACCCGGCGCTGACGGTTTCGCCGCCGGACGGGGACGACTTCATGCGCCAGATTCTGACCGGCACTTCGGCCTACGGGTCGCTTCATGTCGCCCCGTACCTGACCATCGGAGGCACTGAAACGGCCGTAGACGGCCCGCAACCGGTCAAGACGATACCCGGGCACTTCTCTCCGGTCAAGGAGGCATCAGGGGCCGACATCGAGCTGGTCTTCGGCAAGGAAGACAAGGAACGCTTCTGGATCGGCAACCCGCTGGACATGGAGGTCAAGCTGTGCCTGGACCTGCCGGCGCTGGCGCGGCGCAGTAACGGCATCTTCGGCAAGAGCGGCACCGGCAAGACCTTCCTGACCCGGATGCTCCTCATCGGCCTGCTCCAGAAATCCGCCGCCGTCAACCTGGTATTTGACATGCACTCGGAATACGGCTGGGCCGGCACCTACGAAGGCCGCGGCGGCAAGGTCAAGGCGCTGAAACAGCTTTTCCCGTCGAAAGTGGCCGTCTTCACCCTGGACGAAGAAAACTCCCGCCGCCGGGGCGTGTCCACCGACTTCGTGGTCAAAATCAGCCCGCGGGAAATTGAACCGGAAGACATCTCACTACTGCGCCAGACCCTCAACCTGACCGATGCCGCGGTGGAAGCCGTCTATCAGCTTCGCCGCCGCCTGGGACGGGACTGGCTGGCTCAGGTGGAAAAGCTGGACGACCCGGAAGTGCTGGGAGAGCTGTCCATCCACGAAAGCACCTTTCAGAACCTGAAGCGCGGCCTGGCCACCATCCGCCGTCTGCCGTTCATCGACCCGGCCGCCCCCGGCGACGCGGTGAACACCATCATGACCTACCTGGAGTCCGGCAAGCACGTGGTGCTGGAGTTCGGCCGCTACGCCGATATCACCGCCTATATCCTGGTGGCCAACCTGCTGACCCGGCGCATCTATGCCACCTACCGGGAGCGGACGGAACAGGCGCTGGCCGAAAACGTCGCCCCGCCCCGGCCGCTGGTCATCACCATCGAGGAGGCCCACAAGTTCCTGAACTCCGGCGCCGCCTCCCAGACCATCTTCGGCACCATCGCCCGGGAGATGCGCAAGTACTCCGTCACCCTGCTCATCATCGACCAGCGCCCGTCGGGCATCGACGATGAAATCATGTCCCAGCTGGGCACCAAGATAACCTGCCTGCTGGACTCGGAGAAGGACATCGACGCCGTGCTGTCCGGCGTTTCCGGCAAGGGAGAGTTGAAAAACGTGCTGGCCAAGCTGTCGGCCCGCCAGCAGGCGCTCATCTTCGGCCACGCCGTGCCCATGCCGGTGGCCTTCACCCCGCGGGAATACGGCAAGGAGTACTCTGACTGGGGAGAGGCGAAGAAGGAAGAGGAGATTGAGGATTTGTGGAAGTAA
- a CDS encoding conserved hypothetical protein (KEGG: deh:cbdb_A267 hypothetical protein), which yields MTEKIAEIIETTSTGFTAQCYELNAPPALGTLVRTAVDGVTVYGVVAHAATTSLEPGRSPVARGRDETDEDAVFAANPHLEKLMRCEIQAVIAGHKTADGAVRHCLPPRPARLHGFVYDCDADETREFVRHPGFIPLLLSAEGPVPAEELTAATLRALGNAFEAEERRAFLVESGQTLARLLAADYNRLRTILERLGA from the coding sequence ATGACCGAAAAAATCGCGGAAATCATCGAAACCACCAGCACCGGCTTCACCGCCCAGTGCTATGAACTGAACGCGCCGCCGGCACTGGGGACGCTGGTCAGAACCGCTGTGGACGGGGTGACCGTCTACGGCGTGGTCGCCCATGCCGCCACCACCTCATTGGAGCCGGGACGAAGCCCGGTGGCCCGCGGCCGGGACGAGACTGATGAAGACGCCGTCTTTGCCGCCAACCCCCACCTGGAGAAGCTCATGCGCTGTGAAATCCAGGCGGTCATCGCCGGCCACAAGACCGCCGACGGCGCCGTGCGTCACTGCCTGCCGCCCCGACCGGCCCGGCTTCACGGCTTCGTTTACGACTGCGACGCGGACGAAACCCGGGAGTTCGTCCGCCATCCCGGCTTCATCCCACTGTTGCTGTCCGCCGAAGGACCGGTGCCGGCGGAGGAACTGACCGCCGCTACCCTGCGCGCCCTGGGCAACGCCTTCGAGGCCGAAGAACGCCGCGCCTTCCTGGTGGAATCCGGCCAGACGCTGGCGCGCCTGCTGGCGGCCGATTACAACCGACTGAGAACCATACTGGAAAGACTGGGAGCATGA
- a CDS encoding hypothetical protein (KEGG: cbr:CBG24114 Hypothetical protein CBG24114), translating to MSREYLISNFEILNNIKIQNNKDSNGNKLSAVSVQLRGSPAFAEDDKREMPRYSCQLSAISVQLRGSPAFAEDDKREMPRYSCQLSAISVQLRGSPAFAEDDKLWKRR from the coding sequence GTGAGCCGCGAATATCTAATATCTAATTTCGAAATCCTGAACAATATCAAAATTCAAAATAATAAGGACTCAAACGGGAACAAGCTGTCAGCTGTCAGCGTTCAGCTTCGTGGATCCCCGGCTTTCGCCGAGGATGACAAAAGAGAGATGCCGAGGTATAGCTGTCAGCTGTCAGCCATCAGCGTTCAGCTTCGTGGATCCCCGGCTTTCGCCGAGGATGACAAAAGAGAGATGCCGAGGTATAGCTGTCAGCTGTCAGCCATCAGCGTTCAGCTTCGTGGATCCCCGGCTTTCGCCGAGGATGACAAGCTATGGAAGAGACGATAA
- a CDS encoding NurA domain protein (PFAM: NurA domain~KEGG: det:DET0328 hypothetical protein), producing the protein MSLDVNKVAGQIGIMAGKIKQDAAAHSAALKAATATLKGADADSLADKVTRSKTSFLLAAPTGAIDSCLTAPPPPANHTVIATDGSHIDLDRHQSAPCRLINIGTVRLDYGDAPSAVLDSSPRLLAEPEELVIRDPESTRETPLAGALLGIARDVEEFAELTRMADALPLRLPSAALSDGSLIRWSLTTANYEPYVLRQLLDEGYVKYLDAFRRLCAEREMVVGSYISRPGGEEVVNTLRLAVCPFEPANCDVHCGRTRLGERPCDRLAGVGDAELFTGALAPGQRSAVFESTSRVIGQYYGGHRIGFFYLKLEDETARVEFPLWLADMPGRLDLLHGVILSQADKGHGYPVALAEAHEQAVLSGADRALFYEVVALYLREQGIEPEVSAKSFSKEARWL; encoded by the coding sequence GTGTCGCTGGATGTGAACAAAGTGGCCGGGCAGATAGGCATCATGGCCGGCAAAATTAAACAGGACGCCGCGGCGCACTCAGCCGCCCTGAAGGCGGCGACAGCGACGCTGAAAGGCGCCGACGCCGATTCACTGGCGGACAAGGTCACCCGGAGCAAGACCTCCTTCCTGCTGGCCGCGCCCACCGGCGCCATCGACAGCTGTCTGACGGCGCCGCCCCCGCCGGCGAACCACACCGTCATCGCCACCGACGGCTCCCACATCGACCTGGACCGCCACCAATCCGCGCCCTGCCGCCTGATCAACATCGGGACGGTGCGCCTGGACTACGGCGACGCCCCGTCAGCCGTCCTGGATTCCAGCCCCCGACTCCTGGCCGAACCGGAGGAACTGGTCATCCGGGACCCGGAATCGACCCGGGAAACCCCGCTGGCCGGCGCCCTGCTGGGTATCGCCCGGGACGTGGAGGAGTTCGCTGAGCTGACCCGAATGGCTGACGCCCTGCCGCTACGACTACCGTCAGCCGCTTTGTCCGACGGCTCGCTCATCCGCTGGAGCCTGACTACCGCCAACTACGAGCCTTATGTTCTGCGGCAACTGCTGGACGAAGGTTATGTGAAATACCTGGACGCCTTCCGGCGGCTGTGCGCCGAACGGGAAATGGTGGTCGGTTCCTATATCTCCCGCCCCGGCGGTGAGGAAGTGGTCAATACCCTGCGCCTGGCGGTGTGTCCCTTCGAGCCGGCCAACTGCGATGTCCATTGCGGCCGGACACGGCTGGGGGAACGCCCCTGCGACCGCCTGGCCGGGGTCGGCGACGCCGAGCTGTTCACCGGCGCGCTGGCACCGGGCCAGCGTTCGGCGGTCTTCGAAAGCACCTCCCGGGTCATCGGCCAATACTACGGCGGTCACCGCATCGGCTTTTTCTACCTCAAGCTGGAGGACGAAACGGCGCGGGTGGAGTTTCCGCTGTGGCTGGCGGATATGCCGGGACGGCTGGACCTGCTTCACGGCGTCATCCTGTCCCAGGCCGACAAGGGCCACGGTTACCCGGTAGCCCTGGCCGAGGCCCACGAACAGGCGGTGCTGTCCGGCGCCGACCGGGCGCTGTTTTACGAGGTGGTGGCCCTGTACCTGCGGGAACAGGGCATCGAGCCGGAGGTGTCGGCCAAGAGCTTCAGCAAGGAGGCGAGGTGGTTGTGA
- a CDS encoding protein of unknown function DUF520 (PFAM: protein of unknown function DUF520~KEGG: deg:DehalGT_1052 protein of unknown function DUF520), translating to MPSVDVVSDVDLQALDNAINNVKRETTSRYDFRNVKSEITLDRKKKTIHLESVDDLKVKAMTEMLIAQALKFGLDTKCLDFGKMEATARGGAEMEVTIKEGIPRETAQKIVKFIKGLKLKVEPAIQGEQLRITGKQIDDLQQIMSRLKEQDYDIPLQFVNMKR from the coding sequence ATGCCCTCAGTAGATGTAGTAAGCGATGTCGACCTGCAGGCGCTGGATAACGCCATCAACAACGTAAAAAGGGAAACCACATCCCGTTACGATTTCCGTAACGTCAAAAGTGAAATCACCCTGGATCGGAAAAAGAAAACCATCCACCTGGAAAGCGTCGATGACCTGAAGGTCAAGGCGATGACCGAAATGCTCATCGCCCAGGCACTGAAGTTCGGGCTGGACACCAAGTGTCTGGACTTCGGCAAGATGGAGGCCACCGCCCGGGGCGGCGCCGAGATGGAAGTGACCATCAAGGAAGGCATCCCCCGTGAAACCGCCCAGAAAATAGTCAAGTTCATCAAGGGCCTGAAGCTGAAGGTGGAGCCGGCCATCCAGGGCGAACAGCTCAGGATTACCGGCAAGCAGATAGACGACCTCCAGCAGATAATGAGCCGGCTGAAGGAACAGGACTACGACATTCCTCTCCAGTTCGTCAACATGAAGCGGTGA
- a CDS encoding histone deacetylase superfamily (PFAM: histone deacetylase superfamily~KEGG: sti:Sthe_0918 histone deacetylase superfamily) — protein MTTAIIYDPLFLRHRPGPHHPEAPERLEAVWRHLESTGMIHRLKQLPSRPATAEELAAVHTADYLRVAELLGSNGGALDLDTVLSPGSWQAAVTAAGSAVAAVEAVTNGGVDSGCFLLSRPPGHHAFAERGSGFCLLNNIAIATRAALERFGLERAAIIDWDVHHGNGTQAIFQDDPAVRCVSLHQYPHYPGTGAAGDTGPEANRLNIPLPAGSGDEAYLKAFDELVAPAVAAHRPDIILVSAGYDAHRDDPLSAMEVTAEGFAGMTRRVKTMAERYSHGRLVFVLEGGYHHRALAESVSATLGEMVDY, from the coding sequence TTGACGACGGCTATTATCTACGACCCGCTGTTTCTAAGACACCGCCCGGGGCCGCACCATCCGGAAGCGCCGGAGCGGCTGGAGGCGGTGTGGCGGCATCTGGAATCGACCGGTATGATACACCGGTTGAAACAGCTTCCGTCCCGACCGGCCACGGCCGAGGAACTGGCGGCCGTCCATACCGCCGACTATCTGCGGGTAGCCGAGTTGCTGGGCAGTAACGGCGGGGCACTGGACCTGGACACGGTGCTGTCCCCCGGTTCCTGGCAAGCGGCGGTGACCGCGGCCGGCAGTGCCGTGGCCGCAGTGGAGGCGGTTACCAACGGCGGGGTGGACAGCGGTTGTTTCCTGCTGTCACGACCGCCCGGTCATCACGCCTTCGCCGAACGCGGCAGTGGGTTCTGCCTGTTGAATAATATCGCCATCGCTACCCGGGCGGCGCTGGAACGGTTCGGTCTGGAGCGGGCGGCCATCATCGACTGGGACGTCCATCACGGCAACGGCACCCAGGCTATCTTCCAAGACGACCCGGCGGTGCGGTGTGTGTCCCTGCACCAGTACCCGCATTACCCCGGCACGGGGGCGGCCGGCGACACCGGCCCGGAGGCCAACCGGCTCAATATTCCCCTGCCCGCCGGCAGTGGCGATGAGGCGTACCTGAAGGCTTTCGATGAACTGGTAGCACCGGCGGTCGCCGCTCACCGGCCGGATATCATCCTGGTGTCGGCGGGCTACGACGCCCACCGGGACGACCCGCTGTCGGCAATGGAGGTGACTGCCGAAGGCTTCGCCGGCATGACGCGGCGGGTGAAGACCATGGCCGAGCGGTATTCCCACGGGCGGCTGGTTTTTGTGCTGGAGGGGGGCTATCATCACCGGGCGCTGGCGGAATCGGTGTCAGCGACGCTGGGGGAGATGGTGGATTACTAG
- a CDS encoding hypothetical protein (KEGG: afu:AF1253 hypothetical protein), protein MSNSMFEFSFAPGEEVVIKIKAPDLKRKMDSDTLQHLMGAKKEMLMALRGLLDEAIVKTEESASPAPEKTHIDVE, encoded by the coding sequence ATGAGCAACAGCATGTTCGAGTTTTCATTCGCTCCCGGCGAAGAAGTGGTCATCAAGATCAAGGCGCCCGACCTCAAGCGTAAAATGGACAGCGATACCCTGCAACACCTGATGGGCGCCAAAAAAGAGATGCTGATGGCCCTGCGCGGTCTGCTGGATGAGGCCATCGTCAAGACCGAAGAGTCCGCCTCACCGGCGCCGGAAAAGACTCACATCGACGTCGAATAG
- a CDS encoding arsenite-activated ATPase ArsA (TIGRFAM: arsenite-activated ATPase ArsA~KEGG: cag:Cagg_3240 arsenite-activated ATPase ArsA~PFAM: Anion-transporting ATPase), with protein MRIILFTGKGGVGKTSMAAATALRSAEMGHRTMVLSTDIAHSLSDSLDIPLGNEPKQIAPNLWGQEVEIYQTMESYWGTIQRYISALMAWRGVGGVTADEMAVLPGMEELANLLYISRYNKEGNYDLVVVDSAPTGETLRLLSFPDMLQWWMDRLYPIQRRVAKVMRPMVGAVSDIPLPSNSVMDAAVELYVELEEVHKLLIDSERSSIRLVVNPEKMVIKEAQRTLTYLDLFGYATDAVIVNRILPEGLKDDYFRTWQSSQARYREYIAEAFSPLPQLNMPLLDQEVVGLDMLRRMATAAYGDTDPAGFFYRGQVQTVEKTPEGYVLRLKLPFTSREQVDLTRNRDELNLKVGQYRRSVALPHVLSRLRTDGARMEGDELHIRFIDDTPPPSPDSGRKNKKTRNQEA; from the coding sequence ATGCGCATTATTCTTTTTACCGGAAAAGGCGGCGTCGGCAAGACGTCAATGGCCGCGGCAACCGCCCTGCGGTCGGCCGAAATGGGGCACCGCACCATGGTGCTGTCCACCGACATCGCCCACAGTCTGTCAGACTCCCTGGATATTCCGCTCGGCAACGAGCCGAAACAGATTGCCCCCAACCTCTGGGGGCAGGAGGTAGAAATCTACCAGACCATGGAGAGTTACTGGGGTACCATCCAGCGGTATATCTCGGCGCTGATGGCCTGGCGCGGCGTGGGCGGCGTCACCGCCGATGAGATGGCGGTACTGCCGGGCATGGAAGAACTGGCCAACCTGCTTTACATCTCCCGTTATAACAAGGAGGGTAACTACGACCTGGTGGTGGTGGATTCCGCCCCCACCGGCGAGACCCTGCGCCTGCTGTCATTTCCGGATATGCTTCAATGGTGGATGGACCGACTGTATCCCATCCAGCGGCGGGTGGCCAAGGTCATGCGCCCGATGGTCGGGGCGGTGTCCGACATCCCCCTACCCTCCAATTCGGTCATGGACGCGGCCGTCGAGCTGTACGTCGAACTGGAGGAAGTCCACAAACTGCTCATCGACAGTGAGCGCTCTTCCATCCGGCTGGTGGTCAACCCGGAGAAAATGGTCATCAAGGAAGCCCAGCGGACGCTGACCTACCTGGACCTGTTCGGTTACGCCACCGACGCCGTCATCGTCAACCGCATCCTGCCCGAAGGGCTGAAGGATGATTATTTCCGCACCTGGCAGAGTTCTCAGGCCAGGTATCGGGAGTACATCGCCGAGGCCTTCTCTCCCCTGCCCCAGCTCAACATGCCCCTGCTGGACCAGGAAGTGGTCGGCCTGGATATGCTCCGGCGCATGGCCACAGCCGCCTACGGCGACACCGACCCGGCGGGCTTTTTCTACCGGGGACAGGTTCAGACGGTGGAGAAGACGCCGGAAGGTTACGTCCTGCGGCTGAAACTGCCTTTCACTTCCAGGGAGCAGGTGGACCTGACCCGGAACCGCGACGAACTCAACCTCAAGGTCGGCCAGTACCGGCGTTCGGTAGCCCTGCCCCATGTGCTGAGCCGGCTGAGAACCGACGGCGCCCGCATGGAGGGCGACGAACTGCACATCAGATTCATTGACGATACCCCGCCGCCGTCACCGGACAGCGGCCGAAAGAATAAAAAAACCAGGAATCAGGAGGCCTGA
- a CDS encoding protein-export membrane protein SecF (KEGG: dev:DhcVS_274 protein-export membrane protein, preprotein translocase SecF subunit~TIGRFAM: protein-export membrane protein SecF~PFAM: SecD/SecF/SecDF export membrane protein) — protein MPNIIGKRRLFISISGGLIALSLIFLAVFGLRSGIDFSAGSMLTVAFDNPPQLSELNQELNSLGYSSAIVQETGSEDFMIRLPAITDAEKNSLEDGLTTAFGGVTERSFESVDPVIAAQTSRIAGIAVAAAAVGILLYLTYAFRRMPKPLHYGAVAVAAVLHDVLVVLGIFALLAAVFGWEINLMFIIGILAVIGYSVNNTVVVFDRIRENKLRATAPDFEGVVNRSVTETLVRSVNTSLTTIIVVLALMLFVGATIQNLAVVMLIGILVGTYSSVFVAPAALVIWDHFDRKRLRAVATV, from the coding sequence ATGCCTAATATCATCGGTAAAAGAAGATTATTCATCAGTATTTCCGGGGGCCTGATCGCCCTGTCGCTTATCTTCCTGGCGGTCTTCGGCCTGCGCTCCGGTATCGATTTCTCCGCCGGGTCAATGCTGACGGTGGCCTTCGACAACCCACCTCAGCTTTCCGAATTGAACCAGGAACTGAACAGCCTGGGCTACAGTTCGGCCATCGTCCAGGAAACCGGCTCCGAGGACTTCATGATCCGCCTGCCGGCCATCACCGACGCCGAGAAGAACAGCCTCGAGGACGGGCTGACCACCGCCTTCGGCGGGGTAACCGAACGCAGTTTCGAGTCCGTGGACCCGGTCATTGCCGCCCAGACCTCACGCATCGCCGGCATCGCGGTAGCGGCGGCTGCTGTTGGTATCCTGCTCTACCTGACCTACGCCTTCCGGCGCATGCCCAAGCCGCTCCATTACGGGGCGGTAGCAGTGGCGGCAGTGCTCCATGACGTACTGGTAGTACTGGGCATATTCGCCCTGCTGGCCGCCGTCTTCGGTTGGGAGATCAACCTGATGTTCATCATTGGTATCCTGGCCGTCATCGGTTACAGCGTCAACAACACCGTGGTCGTCTTCGACCGCATCCGGGAGAACAAACTGCGGGCAACGGCGCCGGACTTCGAAGGCGTGGTCAACCGTAGTGTGACCGAAACGCTGGTACGTTCAGTCAATACCTCGCTGACCACCATCATCGTGGTGCTGGCGCTGATGCTGTTCGTGGGAGCTACCATCCAGAACCTGGCCGTGGTCATGCTCATCGGCATCCTGGTGGGGACTTACAGTTCGGTGTTCGTGGCGCCAGCCGCTCTGGTCATCTGGGACCACTTTGACCGAAAGCGCCTGCGGGCCGTGGCTACCGTTTAA
- a CDS encoding protein-export membrane protein SecD (KEGG: deg:DehalGT_0284 protein-export membrane protein SecD~TIGRFAM: protein-export membrane protein SecD; protein-export membrane protein, SecD/SecF family~PFAM: SecD/SecF/SecDF export membrane protein) gives MKKHLPKLLTILALFILSALIVLPADKGVLLERPIELGLDLQGGIHLVYEAALSEVAAEDRAATMEGIMGVINNRVNPLGVSEPNIFVQGDNRIVVELPGTELSDAQKQRIGSTALLQFGELTDNEDEAVWENVLGMWKPATAEIDGQVYALNSSYFKENTFVTTDQFGRIQLNFEWTDEGSKISEIVTGRLVGKRLGIFEGDTALLGDDGQPVAPTVNTVITNSGIITGLSTTEAQLLSKQLNAGRLPVSLEVIYENTISPVLGADFVDLSVLAGIIGILLVIGFMIAFYRLPGVAAALALIFYVALVMALYKLIPVTLTLAGIGGFILSIGMAVDANVLIFERMKEELRSGRTVGAAIESGFSRAWSAIWDANVTTLIVCVVLYWVGSSVAAGAPVQGFALTLGLGVLVSMFTAMFVTRTFLRTLIGSSFARNTRLFTTETGDSNA, from the coding sequence ATGAAAAAACACCTGCCAAAACTCTTGACCATTCTGGCGCTCTTCATTCTGTCGGCGCTGATCGTTCTGCCGGCGGACAAGGGCGTCCTCCTCGAACGACCTATCGAACTGGGCCTGGATCTCCAGGGCGGCATTCACCTGGTCTACGAAGCCGCCCTCTCCGAAGTGGCCGCCGAAGACCGGGCCGCCACCATGGAAGGCATCATGGGCGTCATCAACAACCGGGTCAATCCCCTGGGCGTCAGTGAACCCAATATCTTCGTCCAGGGTGACAACCGCATCGTGGTGGAACTGCCCGGAACCGAACTGTCCGACGCTCAGAAACAGCGCATCGGCTCCACCGCCCTGCTCCAGTTCGGTGAACTGACCGACAATGAAGACGAAGCGGTGTGGGAAAACGTCCTGGGCATGTGGAAACCGGCCACCGCCGAGATCGACGGCCAGGTTTATGCGCTCAACTCCTCCTATTTCAAGGAAAACACCTTCGTCACCACCGACCAGTTCGGACGCATCCAGCTGAATTTCGAGTGGACCGACGAAGGCTCGAAAATCTCCGAAATCGTCACCGGGCGACTGGTCGGCAAGAGGCTGGGCATCTTCGAGGGCGATACCGCGCTCCTGGGTGATGACGGCCAGCCCGTCGCCCCCACCGTGAATACGGTCATCACCAATTCCGGCATCATTACTGGCCTGTCCACTACCGAAGCCCAACTGCTGTCCAAACAGCTTAACGCCGGACGCCTGCCGGTGTCGCTGGAGGTCATCTATGAAAACACCATTTCTCCGGTACTGGGCGCGGACTTCGTCGATCTGAGCGTCCTGGCCGGTATCATCGGCATTTTACTGGTTATCGGCTTCATGATTGCCTTCTACCGACTGCCGGGCGTAGCCGCCGCGCTGGCGCTCATCTTCTATGTGGCGCTGGTGATGGCTCTTTACAAACTCATACCGGTGACCCTGACGCTGGCCGGCATCGGAGGCTTCATCCTGTCCATCGGTATGGCGGTGGACGCCAACGTGCTCATCTTCGAGCGGATGAAGGAAGAACTGCGCAGTGGTCGCACCGTGGGCGCGGCCATCGAGTCCGGGTTCTCCCGGGCCTGGAGCGCCATCTGGGACGCCAACGTAACCACGCTCATCGTGTGCGTGGTACTGTACTGGGTCGGCTCCAGCGTGGCCGCCGGCGCGCCGGTACAGGGTTTCGCCCTGACGCTGGGCCTCGGCGTCCTGGTCAGTATGTTCACCGCCATGTTCGTTACCCGCACCTTCCTGCGCACACTCATCGGCTCGAGTTTTGCCCGCAACACCCGCCTATTCACCACCGAAACAGGGGACAGCAATGCCTAA